From Anopheles arabiensis isolate DONGOLA chromosome 3, AaraD3, whole genome shotgun sequence, a single genomic window includes:
- the LOC120900995 gene encoding glutamine--fructose-6-phosphate aminotransferase [isomerizing] 2-like has protein sequence MCGIFAYLNFLTPKTRREVLDLLLNGLKRLEYRGYDSAGVAVDGTTIDADILLFKRTGKVKVLEDAIHSAAQTVDFSQSCDTHVGIAHTRWATHGAPSEVNSHPQRSDDTNAFVVVHNGIVTNYKDIKKFLELRGYAFESDTDTEAIAKLVHHLWKQHPNYSFRELVEQVIQQLEGAFALAFKSKHFPGECVVTRRGSPLLVGIKAKTSLATNHVPILYGKGHRHGSSGNVGVVEPTPDNTADFINPGEEVEYFFASDASAVIEHTNRVIYLEDDDVAAVKDGALGIHRLKKSQDDPHAREITTLKMEIQQIMKGNYRYFMQKEIFEQPESVINTMRGRVNFESKKVTLGGIKDYIPEIKRCRRLMLIACGTSYHSAVATRQLLEELTELPVMVELASDFLDRNTPIYRDDVCFFISQSGETADTLMALRYCKQRGALIVGITNTVGSSICRESHCGVHVNAGPEIGVASTKAYTSQFISLVMFALVMSEDRLSLQNRRLEIIEGLRNLDAHIKQVLMLDQRVLEIAQDLYQQKSLLIMGRGYNFATCMEGALKVKELTYMHSEGIMAGELKHGPLALVDDTMPIVMIIMRDPVHQKCMNALQQVTAREGRPIIICEEGDRETMAFASKALEIPRTVDALQGVLTVIPMQLLSYHIAVLRGCNVDCPRNLAKSVTVE, from the coding sequence atgTGCGGTATCTTTGCGTACCTAAACTTCCTGACGCCGAAGACGCGGCGGGAAGTGCTGGACCTGCTGCTGAACGGGCTGAAGCGGCTCGAGTACCGCGGGTACGATTCGGCCGGCGTCGCCGTCGACGGCACCACGATCGATGCGGACATACTGCTGTTCAAGCGCACCGGCAAGGTGAAGGTGCTGGAGGACGCGATCCACTCCGCGGCGCAGACGGTCGACTTTAGCCAGTCGTGCGATACGCACGTCGGCATCGCGCACACCCGCTGGGCGACGCACGGTGCGCCGAGCGAGGTGAACTCGCACCCGCAGCGGTCGGACGACACGAACGCGTTCGTGGTGGTGCACAACGGCATCGTCACCAACTACAAGGACATCAAGAAGTTCCTGGAGCTGCGCGGGTACGCGTTCGAGTCGGACACGGACACGGAGGCGATCGCGAAGCTGGTGCACCATCTGTGGAAGCAGCACCCGAACTATTCGTTCCGCGAGCTGGTCGAGCAGGTGATCCAGCAGCTGGAGGGTGCGTTCGCGCTCGCCTTCAAGTCGAAACACTTCCCGGGGGAGTGTGTGGTGACGCGGCGCGGTTCCCCGCTGCTGGTGGGCATCAAGGCGAAGACGAGCCTGGCCACGAACCACGTGCCGATCCTGTACGGGAAGGGCCACCGGCACGGTTCGTCCGGGAACGTTGGGGTGGTTGAGCCGACGCCCGACAATACGGCCGACTTTATCAATCCGGGCGAGGAGGTGGAGTACTTCTTCGCGTCGGACGCGTCGGCAGTGATCGAGCACACGAACCGGGTGATCTACCTGGAGGATGACGATGTGGCGGCGGTGAAGGACGGGGCGCTCGGCATCCACCGGCTGAAGAAGAGCCAGGACGATCCGCACGCGCGCGAAATCACCACGCTCAAGATGGAGATCCAGCAGATCATGAAGGGCAACTATCGGTACTTCATGCAGAAGGAAATCTTCGAGCAGCCGGAATCGGTGATCAACACGATGCGCGGGCGGGTGAACTTCGAGAGCAAGAAGGTGACGCTGGGCGGCATCAAGGACTACATCCCGGAGATTAAGCGCTGCCGGCGGCTGATGCTGATCGCGTGCGGTACGTCCTACCACAGCGCGGTGGCGACGCGCCAGCTGCTCGAGGAGCTTACCGAGCTGCCGGTGATGGTGGAGCTGGCGTCCGACTTTCTCGACCGCAACACGCCGATCTACCGGGACGACGTGTGCTTCTTCATCTCGCAGTCGGGCGAAACGGCCGACACGCTGATGGCGCTGCGGTACTGCAAGCAGCGCGGCGCGCTGATCGTCGGCATCACCAACACGGTCGGCAGCTCGATCTGCCGCGAGTCGCACTGCGGTGTGCACGTTAACGCCGGGCCGGAGATTGGCGTCGCCTCGACCAAGGCGTACACCTCGCAGTTCATCTCGCTCGTCATGTTTGCGCTGGTGATGAGCGAGGATCGGCTGTCGCTGCAGAACCGCCGGCTCGAGATCATCGAGGGGCTGCGCAATCTGGACGCGCACATCAAGCAGGTGCTGATGCTGGACCAGCGCGTGCTGGAGATTGCGCAGGACCTGTACCAGCAGAAGTCGCTGCTGATCATGGGGCGCGGCTACAACTTTGCCACCTGCATGGAGGGTGCGCTCAAGGTGAAGGAGCTGACGTACATGCACAGCGAGGGCATCATGGCGGGCGAGCTGAAGCACGGACCGCTCGCGCTCGTCGACGACACGATGCCGATCGTGATGATCATCATGCGCGACCCGGTGCACCAGAAGTGCATGAACGCGCTGCAGCAGGTGACGGCCCGGGAGGGCCGCCCGATCATCATCTGCGAGGAGGGCGACCGGGAGACGATGGCGTTCGCGTCGAAGGCGCTCGAGATACCGCGCACGGTCGATGCGCTGCAGGGCGTGCTGACCGTCATCCCGATGCAGCTGCTGTCCTACCACATCGCGGTGCTGCGCGGCTGCAACGTCGACTGTCCACGAAATCTCGCCAAATCGGTCACGGTGGAGTAA
- the LOC120902791 gene encoding phosphomannomutase: MDLARDELLLLFDVDGTLTAPRQSITEEMKEFLYQSVLPRATLGVVGGSDLEKMCEQLNGQEFLHKFDYVFPENGLVQYEAGREVGKMSISQQLGEDVLKRFINYCLHYIADLELPIKRGTFVEFRNGMLNVSPIGRNCSTAERQAFYAYDQTHQVRQRMIDRLRAEFAEVDLTYSIGGQISFDVFPTGWDKTFCLRHIAKRAKPFRAVHFFGDKTSPGGNDYEIYSHPDTIGHRVESPDDTRRQLAELLKL, encoded by the coding sequence ATGGATCTTGCCCGGGACGAGCTGTTGCTCCTGTTCGACGTCGATGGAACGCTCACGGCGCCGCGCCAATCCATCACGGAGGAGATGAAGGAGTTCCTGTATCAAAGCGTTCTGCCGCGGGCCACCCTCGGCGTGGTGGGCGGTTCCGATCTGGAGAAAATGTGCGAGCAGCTCAATGGGCAGGAGTTTCTGCACAAGTTCGACTACGTGTTCCCCGAGAACGGGCTGGTACAGTACGAGGCCGGCCGGGAGGTGGGCAAGATGTCCATCAGCCAGCAGCTCGGGGAGGACGTGCTGAAGCGCTTCATCAACTACTGCCTGCACTACATCGCCGATCTGGAGCTGCCGATCAAGCGCGGCACGTTCGTCGAGTTCCGCAACGGCATGCTGAACGTGAGCCCGATCGGGCGCAACTGCTCGACGGCGGAGCGGCAAGCGTTCTACGCGTACGACCAGACGCACCAGGTGCGCCAGCGCATGATCGACCGGCTGCGGGCCGAGTTCGCGGAGGTCGACCTCACGTACAGCATTGGGGGGCAGATCAGCTTCGACGTCTTTCCGACCGGGTGGGACAAAACGTTCTGCCTGCGGCACATCGCGAAGCGGGCGAAACCGTTCCGCGCGGTACACTTCTTCGGCGACAAGACGAGCCCGGGCGGGAACGATTACGAGATTTACAGCCACCCGGACACGATCGGCCACCGGGTGGAGTCGCCGGACGATACGCGCCGGCAGCTGGCggagctgctgaagctgtGA
- the LOC120902790 gene encoding methylglutaconyl-CoA hydratase, mitochondrial, with protein sequence MLPTGASFVTRLVKRGLVSAHGLRTVTTTARHWQCDAGHGQRAQTAGSDVSPNQELQLTYLTEEDKQGIAVLGLNRPKARNSFSKSLVHHLLDAIEVLAHDKNVRVVILRSLVPGIFCAGADLKERATFTPQEVSRFVSKLRQMMVNIEQMPTPVVAAIDGAALGGGLEMALACDMRVVATNAKLGLVETKLGIIPGAGGTQRLPRILNPAVAKELIFTARQFSGEEAKALGIVNHAVQPNDTGDAAYQRALQLAMEIVPNGPVGVRMAKKAIDKGLQVDLGTGYAIEEACYAQVIPTKDRLEGLRAFAEKRKPNFIGE encoded by the coding sequence ATGCTTCCCACGGGCGCATCGTTCGTGACACGCTTGGTGAAGCGCGGACTGGTAAGCGCGCACGGTTTGCGCACGGTCACAACGACAGCGCGCCACTGGCAGTGCGACGCCGGACACGGGCAGCGAGCGCAGACGGCCGGGTCCGACGTTTCCCCCAACCAGGAGCTCCAGCTGACGTACCTCACCGAGGAGGACAAGCAGGGCATAGCGGTGCTCGGGCTGAACCGCCCGAAAGCGCGCAACTCGTTCAGCAAATCGCTCGTGCACCACCTGCTCGACGCGATCGAGGTGCTGGCGCACGACAAGAACGTGCGCGTCGTGATCCTGCGCAGCCTGGTGCCGGGGATATTCTGTGCCGGGGCGGACCTGAAGGAGCGGGCCACCTTCACCCCGCAGGAGGTGAGCCGGTTCGTGTCGAAGCTGCGCCAAATGATGGTCAACATCGAGCAGATGCCCACGCCGGTCGTGGCGGCGATCGATGGCGCTGCGCTGGGCGGTGGGCTCGAGATGGCGCTCGCCTGCGATATGCGCGTGGTCGCGACGAACGCCAAGCTGGGCCTGGTGGAAACGAAACTCGGCATCATCCCGGGTGCCGGCGGTACCCAGCGTCTGCCGCGCATCCTCAACCCGGCCGTGGCGAAGGAGCTGATCTTCACGGCGCGCCAGTTCAGCGGTGAGGAAGCGAAAGCACTCGGCATTGTGAACCATGCCGTGCAGCCGAACGATACTGGCGATGCGGCGTACCAGCGCGCACTGCAGCTGGCGATGGAGATCGTGCCGAACGGGCCGGTCGGCGTGCGGATGGCCAAGAAGGCGATCGATAAGGGGCTGCAGGTCGACCTCGGGACGGGGTACGCGATCGAGGAGGCTTGCTACGCGCAGGTCATACCGACCAAGGACCGGCTGGAGGGGTTGCGCGCGTTCGCCGAGAAGCGGAAGCCCAACTTCATCGGGGAGTAG
- the LOC120904122 gene encoding signal peptidase complex subunit 3: protein MHTVMTRGNAILAYSLSVLSVLTFCCFASTFFYDYRTEARINTVKVLVKNVPDFSASREKNDLGFITFDLGTDLNPLFNWNVKQLFLYLTAEYTTEQNALNQVVLWDKIILRGENANLDFKNMNTKYYFWDDGNGLKGHRNVTLTLSWNIIPNAGLLPSVFAHGQHSFKFPEAYIESPV from the exons ATGCATACCGTAATGACCCGCGGTAACGCTATTCTAGCGTACTCGCTAAGCGTACTGTCCGTGCTTAcgttttgctgctttgcttCCACGTTCTTCTACGACTACCGCACGGAAGCGCGAATCAACACGGTGAAGGTGCTGGT CAAAAATGTGCCAGATTTCAGCGCTTCGCGGGAGAAGAACGATCTCGGCTTCATCACGTTCGATCTCGGCACCGATCTGAACCCGCTGTTCAACTGGAACGTGAAGCAGCTGTTCCTGTACCTGACGGCCGAGTACACCACGGAGCAGAACGCCCTCAACCAGGTGGTGCTGTGGGACAAGATCATTCTGCGGGGCGAGAACGCCAACCTGGACTTCAAGAACATGAACACGAAGTATTACTTCTGGGATGATGGCAATGGCTTGAA GGGACACCGGAACGTGACGCTTACGCTATCGTGGAACATCATCCCGAATGCCGGACTGTTGCCGAGCGTGTTTGCCCACGGGCAGCACTCGTTCAAGTTCCCCGAGGCTTACATCGAGTCGCCGGTCTAG